A window from Candidatus Methanoperedens sp. encodes these proteins:
- a CDS encoding IPT/TIG domain-containing protein, producing the protein MTSTIRAYAADGKGTQSNTGMETDYKDIIVTVATPTPTISPVITGFAPSSPVNDIVGATRTFNITVNQSVNVTWYFNGTQVKTNTSVTNAGYTNSSGVHGIWNVTATATNTNGVVSNVWIWNVTAAPAGAPNIMSFAPSSPVSDTAGATRILNITANRTVNVTWYINGTNVSTNIGVTEANYTNTSAVAGFWNVTAFATNDNGTDSKTWLWNVTSPPPGAPNITSWGNNKTNDQSTTLTLNNSEGIRFNATANQSITTWNWFQDDVNQNNNFDNFSTNFTGGTHTIKVNATNGKGVSNTITWIVTVTTPTPTPTPTPTPTPTLALVITGFAPSLPVSDAAGATRIFNITANQTVNVTWYINGTNVSTNIGVTEANYTNTSAVAGFWNVTAIAANDNGMDSKTWLWNVTSPPPGAPNITSWGNNKTNDQSTTLTLNNSEGTRFNATANQSITTWNWFQDDVNQNNNFDNFSTSFTGGTHTIKVNATNGNGVSNTITWIVTVTTPTPTPTPTPTPTPTLAPVITGFAPSSPVNDIFGATRTFNITANQIVNVTWYINGSQVQTNTSVTDAGYTSTSAVLGVWNITATATNTNGVVSQVWIWTVTAAPTGAPNITSFAPSSPVNDIVGATPTFNITVNQSVNVTWYINGTQVQTNTSATNAGYANTSGVHGIWNITATATNSNGVVSQVWIWNVTAAPAPTPTPTTSSLPPPVPQNLGLYDTGIDQLQTNATNQNACRQCHQTSGTNVSGGYNNTIVGGVPTRHHILLPTQKINPLTKAPFGCGDCHPSNPGVGNGILLDRSCVDCHNGTSFWGDSIGGHVGNFSRPHHVDTSSDTANIGTPAANRTCNFCHGSFVNNYNDGHYKPSYATGFMITPFATFKATNFSQPDGLGGNKVWGGCLSCHDPNPAATPAIGSNHDNHHKEILGFGGFGGKTAFQNASTPGAACFWCHVIASGGTDPLRITVNNSFTGETLTNAMEVRNSTIEATDVFEPGTTNITFNGTGCEKCHGVSSIHNIQFNSAPGGQQGLGHINNNTDCSGCHNSWLPSWSPAETWTPGALVPYVDSVSPSVMAAGTAATLTITGSNFVNGAYSSVVTVDGVTYTPTSITDSQIVVNIPALSAGVHTVQLVKGGDTLSKLSTLTVVPVVTLSSATLDGGTLTISGIGLGNQPATNAQQYVTFSHAGIINYSASIISWSDTQIVATLSGSVAAGDTVEVITANSGQATAAIVIPTPTPTPMLNQ; encoded by the coding sequence GTGACATCTACGATAAGAGCATACGCTGCAGATGGCAAGGGTACGCAATCAAATACAGGTATGGAAACGGACTATAAAGATATTATAGTGACGGTTGCAACACCAACGCCAACCATATCACCGGTAATCACAGGCTTTGCTCCGTCTTCACCTGTAAATGATATCGTGGGTGCAACTCGAACCTTCAACATCACCGTTAACCAGAGTGTGAACGTTACCTGGTATTTCAACGGAACGCAGGTTAAGACAAATACGAGTGTGACTAATGCTGGTTATACCAACTCCAGTGGAGTTCATGGTATCTGGAATGTAACAGCCACAGCAACCAATACCAATGGTGTTGTATCAAATGTGTGGATCTGGAACGTGACAGCAGCCCCGGCAGGAGCACCTAACATAATGAGCTTTGCTCCCTCATCACCAGTCAGCGATACAGCAGGGGCGACAAGGATCTTAAATATCACAGCCAACCGGACTGTGAACGTGACCTGGTATATCAATGGAACAAATGTTTCGACCAATATCGGTGTGACCGAAGCGAATTACACCAATACCAGTGCAGTTGCAGGATTCTGGAACGTAACCGCATTTGCAACCAATGATAACGGCACGGATTCAAAGACATGGCTCTGGAACGTTACTTCTCCACCACCGGGAGCACCCAACATCACTTCATGGGGCAATAACAAGACAAATGATCAGAGCACGACTTTAACCCTGAACAATAGCGAAGGCATAAGGTTCAATGCCACTGCAAACCAGAGTATAACCACATGGAACTGGTTCCAGGACGATGTTAACCAGAACAATAACTTTGACAATTTCTCAACCAACTTCACTGGCGGAACTCATACCATAAAAGTCAATGCAACTAATGGTAAGGGCGTAAGCAATACTATTACCTGGATTGTTACGGTAACAACTCCAACACCCACTCCAACACCTACCCCAACTCCAACGCCAACCTTAGCACTGGTAATTACAGGCTTTGCTCCCTCATTGCCAGTCAGTGATGCAGCAGGGGCGACAAGGATCTTTAATATAACAGCCAACCAGACCGTGAACGTGACCTGGTACATCAATGGAACAAATGTTTCGACCAATATCGGTGTGACCGAAGCGAATTACACCAATACCAGTGCAGTTGCAGGATTCTGGAACGTAACCGCGATTGCAGCCAATGATAACGGCATGGATTCAAAGACATGGCTCTGGAACGTTACTTCTCCACCACCGGGAGCACCCAACATCACTTCATGGGGCAATAACAAGACAAATGATCAGAGTACGACTTTAACCCTGAACAATAGCGAAGGCACAAGGTTCAATGCCACTGCAAACCAGAGTATAACCACATGGAACTGGTTCCAGGACGATGTTAACCAGAACAATAACTTTGACAATTTCTCAACCAGCTTCACTGGCGGAACTCATACCATAAAAGTCAATGCAACTAATGGTAACGGCGTAAGCAATACTATTACCTGGATTGTTACGGTAACAACTCCAACACCCACTCCAACACCTACCCCAACTCCAACGCCAACCTTAGCACCGGTAATTACTGGCTTTGCTCCGTCTTCGCCTGTAAATGATATCTTTGGTGCAACTAGAACATTCAACATTACTGCAAACCAGATCGTGAACGTAACCTGGTATATCAACGGGAGCCAGGTTCAGACAAATACGAGTGTAACCGATGCCGGTTATACCAGCACCAGTGCAGTCCTTGGCGTATGGAACATAACAGCCACAGCAACCAATACCAATGGTGTTGTATCACAGGTGTGGATATGGACCGTGACAGCAGCCCCGACAGGAGCACCTAATATAACCAGTTTTGCTCCGTCTTCGCCTGTAAATGATATCGTGGGTGCAACTCCAACCTTTAACATCACCGTTAACCAGAGTGTGAACGTAACCTGGTATATCAACGGGACGCAGGTTCAGACAAATACTAGTGCGACTAATGCCGGTTATGCCAACACCAGTGGAGTTCATGGTATCTGGAACATAACAGCCACAGCAACCAATTCCAATGGTGTTGTATCACAGGTGTGGATATGGAACGTGACAGCAGCACCTGCACCTACACCTACACCTACAACGTCATCATTACCGCCACCAGTGCCTCAGAACCTTGGTTTATATGATACGGGGATAGACCAACTTCAGACCAACGCAACTAACCAGAATGCGTGCAGACAATGCCATCAAACATCAGGAACAAACGTCAGTGGTGGATACAATAACACCATTGTTGGTGGAGTACCAACAAGGCATCACATCCTGTTACCAACTCAAAAGATAAATCCATTAACCAAAGCCCCTTTCGGCTGCGGGGATTGTCATCCGTCCAATCCAGGAGTAGGGAATGGAATATTATTGGACCGAAGCTGTGTAGATTGCCATAATGGGACAAGTTTCTGGGGCGATTCAATCGGCGGACATGTAGGCAATTTCAGTAGACCTCACCATGTCGATACATCGAGCGATACCGCAAATATTGGAACACCTGCTGCAAACAGGACGTGCAATTTCTGTCACGGCAGTTTCGTAAACAACTATAACGATGGACATTATAAACCATCTTATGCTACGGGCTTCATGATAACCCCCTTCGCTACCTTTAAAGCAACCAACTTCTCACAACCGGATGGACTTGGTGGCAATAAGGTATGGGGAGGTTGTTTATCATGCCATGACCCCAATCCTGCAGCAACGCCAGCAATTGGCAGCAACCACGACAACCATCACAAGGAAATATTGGGTTTTGGCGGATTCGGTGGTAAGACTGCATTCCAAAATGCATCGACTCCGGGCGCGGCATGTTTCTGGTGCCATGTAATTGCGTCAGGTGGAACCGATCCATTGAGAATCACCGTAAATAATTCATTTACTGGTGAGACTCTCACCAATGCGATGGAAGTTAGGAACTCAACCATTGAAGCAACCGATGTATTTGAACCAGGAACAACTAATATCACCTTTAATGGTACAGGCTGCGAGAAATGCCACGGTGTCTCGTCGATCCATAACATCCAGTTTAACTCTGCCCCAGGTGGACAGCAAGGACTTGGGCATATAAACAATAACACGGATTGCTCTGGTTGTCACAATTCATGGCTGCCTTCATGGTCGCCAGCAGAGACATGGACGCCGGGAGCCCTTGTTCCATATGTGGATAGTGTAAGCCCGTCAGTAATGGCTGCAGGAACTGCTGCTACTCTCACCATCACAGGTTCGAACTTCGTGAATGGTGCCTATTCATCTGTAGTAACTGTAGATGGAGTGACATATACACCAACATCTATAACAGATTCACAGATAGTGGTTAACATTCCGGCACTCAGTGCAGGAGTCCACACAGTACAACTTGTGAAAGGCGGCGATACGCTTAGCAAACTGTCGACATTGACTGTTGTGCCAGTGGTCACTTTGTCTTCAGCGACATTGGATGGCGGAACCTTAACTATCTCCGGAATTGGACTGGGAAATCAACCAGCAACAAATGCTCAGCAATATGTCACTTTCAGTCATGCAGGAATAATCAATTATTCCGCGAGTATCATCAGCTGGAGCGATACACAGATAGTGGCAACATTATCTGGTTCAGTAGCAGCAGGAGATACGGTAGAAGTGATAACGGCAAACAGTGGACAAGCAACGGCTGCTATTGTAATACCAACGCCTACACCAACACCCATGCTAAATCAATAA